The Drosophila suzukii chromosome X, CBGP_Dsuzu_IsoJpt1.0, whole genome shotgun sequence DNA window tggATTCATTGTTGATTATTAGAGAGTTATTGAGCAGAATATGGTgaataattttgttaaatatatattttaatatgttaaatattatatataatgtaatatatattattaataaatacatttgacatataagttttaatttttagtaaggaaatgttttatttttaaataaaaatatttttttaaattttttttttgaattttaataaaCATTTCTTTCTCTGTTCATCCGTATTTTGGGGATACCCCTGAAAATCGAAAGGGTAGACAGATAAGTAGCCGGCAAATTCGCACACACACAATGAGGGCGACGGGCGAAGCAAAACAGAGTCAACAAAATTGGCGTGCACAATTGTTTAActgcaaaaaaaatacaaaaaaatggcaagcaacaatttttttcgttttttaatttttttttttacactCTGACCGCGGTCGGTCGCTTTATTGGGTGAAGGTCACGCCGGCTGCGCTGCGACTGCGTCtgccttttgtttttattttttttattttctgccgCTTCTGtttatctttatttattttggttttcatattttttgcgGCTTCTACAGGCTGGTTCTGAAATTTGTTTCCAGAAAAGAGTCACCAGGAGTCATTGccaatttaatttgaattaaaTCATCTTTACaaagtaatttaaaattaaaatgaaacaTCAACATCTTACTttataaatgattttaaaCCAGATCCAATAATGGTAAAAAGAAATTGCTTATATATTTAGCACTGCAATCTCATAAAAACGAtcaatataatttaatatataatataattttgtataaaatttaatttgaataatttgaattttctaaaaaattcttcttgaattttgtatttttactTAGTCAAAAAAGTGTTatggtttaaatgttttatttaccacaactttattaatataataaaatgctaagaggaatttttaaaaaagaaaaaaatttttttatattggaTTGCATATAAAACAGAACTAATATGATGAATACTtgttatttagtttttaatattatttccGACACGATTAAAGCTTCTGAAAACACAGCTTTTAAATATTAAggttataaaaacttaaatataatGTACCAACTTTGcatttcacaaaaaaaaaaaagaataatacatgtgtatatatatgaatattataatataatgtTTGTATATGTTTGTTTGCCTAGTTATTTCTTTTATACTTATTACCTCTCAAACTTGTTTGATATTTTCTATGCCTTTGTTTCGTGGCTAAgtaatttttttctgtgcactTCATTATCTTTTTAAgcaaaatttataaattttgacTTTTTTCCTTATTGCTTAATTTATGAATTTAACGCCTCTGCTAAAAGCGCATTTCGTTTCATTTATTTCGCTTAAACCAATTATTTCTTCGCGTTTGTGAGTATGTGTAGAGTTATATTTGTCACTGTTTAGCGTATATTTTGGTTAATTTATTGCCTAAATTTGATTTGAGAACTGGAAATTCGCTGGTATTCAAGGTCGTTCCGCACTCACACACATAAACAAGCacctacacacacacactcacacaaaCAAAGGCAATGCAGAATCAAAAGTACAAAATAGTCATAGAAACCGCAGTGTAAATAATGACAGAAAggatattaaacaaaattcagaaaaaatatatattaaattaaaaaaggcACATGAAATCACAAAAGATAATGAAAACACTGAAATCTGCTTAAATAGACAGCTTTAAACTAAAaccaaaaatacatttaacaGGCTTCAATAGTtcaactaaaaaaaaaagagagaagAAGAGAGAACTTTTGtacattttgtattttttcgaaaatatttaataaatgtgTTTTACAtgcatatatatacatacataataataacaacaatataattataaattaacaattatttgaaataaattatattatataatatacaCCATATACTTATACATTattcaattatatatatatttagaaagaaacaacaaattatatatattacctaaATAGAACATTAACAAATTTGTAAGAAAGCgaggcgtatacgtaatgaaacaacaacaaacaatttgACAGGACGAAAGGAAGAGCTTAAGAAAAAGAGAACTTttgtaagaaaatattgaaaaaaagtATAAAGGGATATGTGGATAAGGCGGAGAAAGTTGAATAAAGAAAAGCGCAGCGAAGagccacacacacaaaacCAAACTGAGTTTTATTTCGGAaaatatattcataaaataaatataatataaaatattttaaaacatttatggGAATTCTTGTTTAATctaaaaatagtttaaaaagtataatatacaaaaatgaatatctatattttttatattatatattggCTTAACTTTAAAATGTTCTTTCAAGAACGATTAAATTCTGATTCGCAGTAAAGTATCTCATTTCAGTTAAGTATATATTCACAATCTAAATCTACTGgcagatttatttataatattagcTTAACTTCATAATGTTCTCTTAATCGTACTGcttttaatttctgattcgcACTAAAGGATCTCATTTCGCTTAAGTATAGGGGCATATATTCACTATCTGGTTCTCCTGGCAGATTTCTTTCTTTGGCGGACAGATGCATTCGAAGGCGTCGCCCAGGGGCCAGCTGTAACTTTTTTTCCTTTATATGTAGTTTTTTATATACCTTCTTTTTTTAGGGGTTCGGATGTCACATAACTGGTCTGGACGGACGAGGATATAAGACCAAACCATCTCGTTAAACTTTCAACGCACTGCCCTCCTTGTGCGtgctttttcctttttttcattttaattatgtaTAGATTTCGGTGGCTTGCAGCTTGCGAGATGTTCGCAGACAAGGGGTTAAGACGTGGAGGGGTTAAGGCTGGGGTTGCAACAGGTGCAATTCGCCGATCGATGAAGTTAACAGTGTTGAAATAAAGGCGAATTAACATTGTGCCCTCACCGAAATTGGGGTTGTATCATAAAGTCAAAGAGGTTGGTGGAGAAATTTATAATTCCACAGATCTTTATAAGTAAACTGAATGTTCAACTAAAATATACACCAATTTTTTTGTTATCGCATAATATtctattaaacttaatatactTCTCTTTttatgttatatatattataaccCTTTTCTTATGTACTCAAAAATAAGATGTGGCTTATGTACTGGCTTCAAATAATACTACACTTTATTAATTTATACATTTCATTAAGATCCAATAAAGAATTTTGAATATAAAAAGCTATGAaacatttacaaaaatatgAGGCAAAGCTTAAtgatttcttgtttttggaaagAAAGAGTATTCGGAAAGGCAACGGGAAAGTAAAGGGTATCGCCAACACTGATTAGGGGCGAGTTGGTGTGCGTGCCGCCGCCAACTTAATTGGGCTTAATGCAGGTTCAGATGCAATTATGCTGGCCCTGCACCTTTACTTAATGATGACATTCGGCGGCGACCCGTCCTCAAATGATCCGCAGCCAGTAGTCGGCCTGCTCAGCGAGCGCCACCTCGAACACGCTTTTCACGCAGCACACCATCCCCAAAAAGTACACGTGCAAAACCAGTGACAGCACCGTCTGCGGGTTAATCGGCAGTATGCCGGTGATCACCTCCAAGAACCATATGAACACCTCCACGGACAGGACGAGGCTGGTCACCAGAATCCAGGGAGCCATTGCGTTGGGGGATACCTGGGGGATTCGATAGAATTAGAGAAAATCCTGAAGAATTTGCGTTGCCATTTAAAACAACTTCAAAGCTAATAAGAGTATCCGGTATATTTAAAGTCAATTTAAATGGGATATTTTGAAGGAACTGAAAAGCTAATGTAAGTTTTCGGTATATTTTAAGTCAATTTAAATGAGAtcctgaagaattcgcgtttgCTTTTAAGGCAACATACCAAAATGTGTGAAGCAATACTTATATAAGTCCTTAAgctaaagaattcgcgttttaAAAAACTGATTAGAAAAATCGCTCATTTAATCACAAAGCTGTAGAATTCGCGTACCCACCATTATAATGCCGTAGACGAGCATGAACCATGCGATCTGGTAGATACTGGAGCTTACAAGACGGACCTTGCGTAGCACCAATTGATCCATTACGTAGAAGTGCCGTTGACGCCACACGGTGAACTTGCCACAGGGGTCCTTCCACATTTGCATCATCTTATAGCAATTGACCCCAGCTCCATAGAGACTGATGAGCACCACCAGCCAGTAAACCATTGGGAATAGCCAGGTTCGGCAAAAGCAGCAGGATTGGAGCATGGATGTGAACTCTTTCCAGATGGTCATCGGGCAAAAGTTCCAGATCGAGTACTCGTCGTAATCGTGATGTATGTAAAAGAATTTATGCAAAAATCGGTGGACTCGAGAGGTGATATACTGCATCTCAAACATTGTGGTCTGGAATTTTGGCAAATCGAATTTTTTAGGAGGTTCAAGCTTGTGATAGCttctatatttttgtaatctgTTCCACTGGGTTGTTTTGTTACTCTGAGACGAGTTTGAAATTTTTACTGATCCCTTTGACAGCTGTGCTAAGAGTATGAGATCAACGATTTTTAGAATGAATATATTTGTGCTCATTGTTAAAGTGTGACTTTCTGATTCTAATAAATCTTAGAGTATAATTACAATTACTTACACGATAGTTGTAGAGGCAGGAAATACTTTTTATGGATGCCATAGGTAACTATAATATATTCGAGACCTTTGCTTACATCATTTTCACTTTTATTTGATGTAACCTCTTCGAATTTTTCTAATCTAGCAAACTGAAACAACTTAAGTATGCCACAGGCGTTCTATGACAACTACCTGATGCGATAGTTACGCCCGATAATGGCATTATCTCAAACGCTTCCAGGAACTATATATGGATAGATTTAATGGCGCCTCCCCACTCTCTTCTTTCGCTCGGTGGGAATCTGCAGATGAGGTCAAAGGTGAAAGTGCCATAAAAATGCGACATCCTGCGCAATGCCATAAAAGTGGCAGTGCTCGATCGTAAAAGCACTTTTCGGGTAAGTCAAAGACGATGATAATATGGCCTTCCTATATGTGCTAAATGTCAACCCTTAACCCTAACCGACCTACCTGTCCGAGTTTCACTAGGTGTGTACATCTACATCTGCAGGTGTTTTCCCTGCCGGAGATGAATCAGCTTACTGAGTGAGTAGAGAaccattattattatattgaaATGCCCCAGACCCCCGGACACTTTGCCCAAGTACTTTTGTCGAGTTAATTGCACACGTTGGACACTTCAAGAATTAAAGCAATCTAAAACTTAAACAATGTTGTGAATCTTGAAATACTGTACAgcatattaatttaaaatggtttaataatgtaatttttccaattttaggtaataaatataattcatatattaatatattttgagaaaaaaaattttcccaatcgcataaatgtatatatttaaaaactgaagaattcgcgttttcATTAAATGGCATCAAAATAAGTGGAAAACTAATATAAGATAAACCCTAAATCCTAAAGAATTCGCGATTGAATAAAATGCAAGTTATAAAACCTCTCCcttaatttaattgatttctttatttaaaaacaaatttaaaaggtataagaaataaataactaGGTAGAACTGTTTCGCTGAactaattattttaaaactgacttaaagacatttttttttgcaatgtGTAGATAGttttgctgctgttgctgtggggTGGAAATGACCGGGGTAAAAGTCTGACTAATTGAAGACCCGAGATCGCCCGCTTCCGTAATCCCCTCCCCGTggcttttatttgtttaataaatttttctaTTTGCCTGCTTAACATGGCGTGGGCCATCGCATCGCTTACGGTTTTAATGACACTTTGTTTTGgttgtttaattttttccatttttcgccGGCCTTAATTGCCACTATACCACTATTTTCACTAAGCTGATTCATGCGGGCTGCCATTTGACTTGTAAAATAAAACTATGTATATATACAACTCTCTCAATATTCAACGAACTCAATATTTCATTGATGGCCCGATGATGCGGACGGTTTCCATTGTTGACTCAAGCGAGACACTTTTCAGGTTTTAAGGTCTCGGGTCCCTTGGATTTTCCATTTGTCACGACTCCTGGTCAATTGAATGGTCGGTTCGAACGTTTCTTGGCAGCATGACAAGTGCAAATTGGCCAAGAAAGCGTTTCCTGTCGCAAGTGGCATTAATAAAAGTCGACGGGCATAAAGGCTGAAAATCCATCACGACGGCGAAGGATTCCGACttcgattccgattccgagaAAGCGGATCAAAGGTTTCTCGTCCCTGGAAGGATTCCTCGACAATTGGCCTGTTGTCCTGGGGATTTGTTCTAGATTTGAACTGCAATTTGTATTGCATTTGCCTGGGAAATTGCTGCCTTTGTGGTCAAGTTGCCATGGTTTATTGCTGGCAATCAATTTAAAGTCAACTTTTCAACGAGTGTATAacaaatataaagaaatgtGTATTTACTTTAAGAAACTGTGAGTTTTTCTGTACACTTTCATCGGAAAATTTATCAAACATTTATCACATATCAGCCCATCAGCAGTTGGTCTCTTAAATCATTAAGGGATATTAGTAGATTTCCTGTAAATTCCATTTTATTATGGGCTTAACCCACTTTATGGCACTTTCTAGCCCTGAAACCCCAAAAATACTTTTGCCCTACTTATTATTGGCTTAAGGATAACCCACAGCTGATGTCTGGGCTTGAAAATAGAGGCGTGGTGTTTGATTTGGTTTCCCAAAAGTAAGTTAAAGGGCAGTTCCTTTAAAATACAATTAATCAATATAATGTATAAGCCCCATTTTGAGATGCTCATATGGATAAAGTTTTgtagaacaataaaaaactttatcCAACTCCCAAACTCGAGACCATTAATCATAATGGGATGCCAGCTGAGGAACCATGGGCAATATATCCACACCAAACTGATACACTGACGGCAAAATAGGCTATATATtgttattaattaataaattgataaaaacaagtattatattataaatataatatattgttaaaatgtaCAAAACCTTATAAGATCTTGAAACAAAAAAcgtatttaaaaatgtaacaaAACCCTTTAAGATCTTCAAGTTATATGAGTAATATATGTCTTTCGTAAAATCCAAAGCCCATCTTGTGATCATTTCTCCCGGTGTTATCCCACCGAAAATAATACTATATTTGGGCGTGGCGTGATCTAAGGTCCCGCCAAAATTTCGCCATATTCCCAATGACTAAATCATCTTGGTTTCCAGTGCCTAGCAACACGACGAAAAATTTTCCGCCGGCAGAGAAAAAGATCTCTTTTTCGCAAAAGTCAAGAAAAGGTGTTGGCGGCATCATAACACAGGAAACCGGGGAGGTATTAGTATTATATAGAAGATGGAAACCGTTTGCTGCTACCCATTATTTTTATcgcatttttttttgcttacCCAAAATAGATTTGACCTATTTTCTGCACGTTCCGTCAATTCCCCAATTCCTTATATTTTGCACACCGTCTTCTACATTTTGATGgtttatattaaaattgtACCGCGCCTAATAAATAAACGAACTGATCTTCTTCTTGGCCAATCAAATCGGGAACACCGATGAGGTCTGAggtatatgtgtatgtacaTGGGGGTTAAGGATTTCCACATCTATATGTTAGATCTGGGCACTTTACCGGTTGAGCAATTCCCAAAGGTAaacaaaatactttttaaaaacagCTAACACTTAAACAAttgaattaatttaaaataaaatatatatattatttaatagcttttaataacaaggaataaaatcaatttgttgattttaaataatttcaaaacGCTATCTTGAAATTACCTTAATTTTGCAGTTTGCGAttgtaaatattattttctgtgAAAAGTTATAAATACATATCGGTCATGTGTCATTATATAAAGGATATATTATAGTCGACCCATTTGCAAGTCGTACTATATTTTAGCCGAATAAAATGCGTTGTTTCTTTGGCGGCTATtctattctattctattttacttttttggCGCGCATATTCTGCTTGAAGCGGTACAAAAATAGCGCCTACCGATCCGAGGGGAAAAATTAGAAATGCGAAATTAAATAGATATAGAATAGATACCATGGGGGGCTATGCGCCCAGATCGTACAATATGCAAACATTAAAACGTAcgtataaaaaataaatagaagCCGTCTTGAATAAACACACGGATGCCCGTCACACGCGCTGAAATAGCGAGTGAACGGTATTTTTAGCGAAAGCGAAAGATACATGGCCGTCGAAGATGTAGATACATAGCTACAGATGCGGATATGGATACGGTTTTGGATTTGGATCTGGATTTGGACTTCGATTCTGTATCCGAATAGGTATGGTTAGGAAACAGGGCCATTAGCTGGTCGAAGGGCCGATCGGATTAGCAAGGTGCTGTCCATATGTGAGCGTAATTGCCCGCACAGCTGGATATTTCGCAGATGCAGATACAACGCCTTATGGATACAAGgataaatatacatacatcATGTTAACTGAAGATGGGCACGTGattgtaattatacccgttactcgtagagtaaaagggtatactagattcgtcggaaagtatgtaacaggcagaaggaagcgtttccgaccccacaaagtatatatattcttgatcaggatcactagccgagtcgatctagccatgtccgtctgtccgtctgtccgtctgtccgtctgtccgtctgtccgtctgtccgtctgtccgtctgtccgtctgtccgtctgtccgtctgtccgtatgaacgctgagatctcggaaactatgagagttacaatactgggattaggcacgcagattcctgagattcctgcgcagcgcaagtttgtttcagcacagtgccacgcccactctaacgcccacaaaccgcccaaaactgtggctcctacagttttgatgctagaataaaaattttaactgaaatgtattgttctcatcaatacctatcgattgacccaaaaaaaagtttgccacgcccactttaacgcccacaaaccgcgaaaacctgtgacgcccacaattttcatgctagataaaaaattttaactgaaatgtattggtctcgtcgatacctatcgattgatccaaaaaaaaatttgccacgcccactctaacgcccataacgcttaaatctgtataccgccggtaggtggcgcattttaatctcgctttgctgcttgcatatctccatatagctgagtaacgggtatctgatagtcgaggtactcgactatagcgttcttccttgttatttatatatttaaatcgATATTTAAGGTATCGCCTTTAATGTATGCaaatgataaaaaaatttaaaatagtatgttaataaaataattagaaATTCCTCAAGgtaattttaaattcaataattTCGATAATAGGACTCTTATTTAAAGTAAGTTTAAGGTATCACAATATGCGTTTTCAAATTTTAAGCAGGCATGCCGATATAAgtttgtattaaatatttatgttgtatttataaaatagagATGTGTCCTTTTTAAATTGCAAGTGTGTATcaatacattaaaaaaagttttttaccaaatattgaataaaaaataatagcaAACAAGTCTATGTAAAAACTAATAAACTGAATGTTTTCAGTATCTATTTGAAATGGGTTTTTGGATTACTGAAGcgtttttattatatattgtatatttatCTAGATTTTTTGTTATCCCTATCAGAATTATAATATTGTTGCGTGACCTGAATATAGGTCCCTCCGCTCACGAGTCCATCGCTAAATGTAAATGGCAAACAAATTTGTCTTTGAACTTCGTTTATTACATTTGCCACAAGACACAATTTGTGTACTATGCCCATTACAACAACCCCTGGCAATCGGCGACAGTTGGATGATTTGAGGGGTTGATGTCGAACGGGGATATCAATCAagcaatcaatcaatcaaacCGCACACTGAGCGAAACGCCGCCAGGAGATTTACGATTGGCCATAAATGTTCGATAAGTACATATACCTTTGATTATTTTCCAGTAaatttccagtttttcaatttACTAAAACCCCTTCGATTTCAACCTCCAAACAAAATGCATTCGATTGAAGCCAGAAATCAAATGTTATTTAAATCACCTTGCACGATATCCATTTATTATTCTTTTGTGTTAGCACTTTTCAAATCGGTTCATTGAAAAGGGGTCAAGTTGGGGGGAATACATTTTAAGCACTTgatttagttttaattaattaatgcaTTATAAAACAAGTCACGATTGGAACTAGTAATTGTTGGGTTCTATAATATAAACCTTTGTCCAGTGCAAATCATTTTATCAAACTATTTTTATGCTATGTCTTGTTAAGTTTTGGATGAGTCTACAGTTTTTTAAAGCGTTCTTATTCTtataaaatgattttaaattaatttacaaaataaaagtcTGGGTCTGGTGTgaaaaaatgaataagtatTATGTATTATACTTACTAAGTATGTAGGGATCTATTTCCAGTTCCTGATGCCCCTTTTTCATGTAAGCAAATCATTGTAAATGGAATCCCCTTGTCAAACCATTTAAAATCTAATCACAACAAATGTGGGTCCCATAATAAATAATCTTGAGCCAAAAGCCAACCACAATGGAGACCGAACCGCCTGACAGTTTCACTTTCCCTTCAATTGAATGAAATCGATCGCAGTGTCGGTGGCCATATCCCTATCAATATCCTGGCTAGTTACCGATCGACTTCCGTATCGGTGGCACAGAAATTAGGCCATATCCCATTACCAGGGCTTAGAATGCGATCTCAACCGTTTGAACTACCTGATCTGATCGCTATTGTTAATTGGGCATGGGATCGGATCGGTTTGGATCTGGGATCGTTGATCTGGGATGTGGGATCTTAAATCTGGGAcctttgttgctgctgctgctgtcatTACACTGCTCACGATCGCTCGGCAACAGAGATCCGAAATCTCCAAGATACGCAATtcggccaaaaaaaaaacgcgtCACGTCGAGTGGAAAAGGTTGCCGGGGATTTATGGCTAGTTGAAGTCGCAATGCCCTTGAACGGagatctttttgtttttggtctTTGCCTCGGTCGTTTGAAGAGTGTTTTTGTGGAAAGGTAAACTGGATGATGTGTGTGTATGTTGATACTTCAGGCCGTACCAAGTATCTGAAGTATCTATGGGTTCTCCGGCGCAATCGGTAATCCCATCGATGGTGGGTGGGTTCGGGATTTCGTTTCACAATAGcacaaatttaaatacaattccgtttataaaatagttttcGCAAAAACTGAACACCATTGAACTGACCAGTTCTTTGTTCTGCAGTTTAAATATTCTATCAAACACTTTTGTCAACTTCATCATAATGGAACGAGGTATCAATATAAAATCCAAAACTAAATCAAAATTCATAACGTTTCAATCCGTTTAATATTCAAGAATAGGCATTAAGTGAAATCCACTGCGATTCCCGAACAAAATCGACTAATCGCGTTCAGGAAGAACCTTTCAAATCGAATTCAATCGAATTCAGAGGTTGATTGGCCACACAAAGGTGAAGCTTCTTTGTTCTACTTTTCGTTTTATTGTCTTCCACATTTTTTATGCGTACCCCCCTTTTATTGGTATATCGtattttatttctattttacTTGGAGGCACGACCAAGTTTCTCTCCACATAGACAAGGGTATTCGAAAAGTATACAGGGAAAACAATTGCTGATTGCACCTAATGTTAAAAAGagattaaaaaattaaataaaataatgttAGTAATACTGCTATATTAAtagataaaaatataaaatacattaaatGGGTATTCCTCTAAAAACAACAATCTACAATGAATATATCTTCTGAAACAAGCTTTGATGTGATCTCGATTTTGTTCTGTGTATAagaaataaaagttaaatttgCATATGGGCCAAGGGGAGGGGCTTGGTAAGGGGGTTTTATTTTTAGGGGGCGAACATTTGCTAGTTTGTTGCGGCAAAAGCTTCCGCATTTGATAAGCGGTCGACGTCGGCAGCGCTGTCAGCGATTTCGTTTCGGTTTTTTCTGGCTTGGCAACACCTTCACCGCCCCCAAACCACCCATTTCCCCGCTCTAGACCCCACCCCCCACACCCCACCACCCCACCCCTTTCAGTCGCCTTTCTATTCGTTCTGCATAATTTGGAAATTTAGTATTTGCTTTTCTAATTTGATTTCGGGGCTGCTCGCATAAAAAGTCCAACCAGCAGACGGACGAAACTTTTTGGCAAGGTCAGTGATAGCGTTACTTCTGGGGTACAGTAGACACTGCGAAATAgcaaatatattaatatacaAAACACACTTATACA harbors:
- the LOC139352180 gene encoding uncharacterized protein produces the protein MFEMQYITSRVHRFLHKFFYIHHDYDEYSIWNFCPMTIWKEFTSMLQSCCFCRTWLFPMVYWLVVLISLYGAGVNCYKMMQMWKDPCGKFTVWRQRHFYVMDQLVLRKVRLVSSSIYQIAWFMLVYGIIMVSPNAMAPWILVTSLVLSVEVFIWFLEVITGILPINPQTVLSLVLHVYFLGMVCCVKSVFEVALAEQADYWLRII